One endosymbiont 'TC1' of Trimyema compressum genomic window, AGTTGATGCTCATGTCAAAGCTTTAGACTATTTAGAGAAGGGCAATCCTTCAAATACTTTTAATTTAGGAACGGGACAGGGCTTTTCTGTTAAGGAAATTGTAGACATGACAGGGCAGGTTACGGGGAAACCTTTACCAACTATTTTAAAAGAGAGAAGAGCTGGAGACCCTGCTGTTCTCGTAGCCGACAATAAGAAAGCAAAAGAAATGTTAGGTTGGGAACCAAAACATTCAAATATAGAAAAGATGATTGCTTCAGCTTGGCTGTGGCATAAAAATCATTCGGAAGGATATTATGAGCAAGAAGAAATTTTATGCAGTTTTAAATGGAAAAGAAGGCAAACCGAGAATTTATGAAGATTGGGCAACTTGTCAGGAGAATGTTAAAGGTATTAAAGGTGGTGTCATCTTTAAAAGTTTTCCCACTAAAGAAGAAGCCTTAGATTTTTTAAATAAAGGGGGACCTTTAGAGGGCGACGATAATCATGTAAATATTAAAACCCCTTTAGCCATTTTTGTAGATGGTAGCTTTAAAGAATCCGATAATATGTATAGTTATGGGATGGCGGTTGTTGATGTTGCTACAGATACAGCTATTTATGAAGAATATGGCTTAGGAACCAGTAAGGAGGCTTCTGAGCTCCGTAATGTTGCTGGGGAAATGAAAGGGGCTATGCGTGCTTTACAATATTGTAAAGGGGGGAATATTACAGCTGTTAGTCTCTGTTATGATTACATAGGTATTGAAGCATGGGCAACAGGAAAATGGAGAAGAAAAAATAAGTTTACTGAAGCTTATTATAACTATATGAACAAACTATTTAATGATGTAGAAGTTACTTTTGTAAAAATCAAAGGTCATTCTAATAATAAGTGGAATGATGTAGCTGACGCTTTAGCAAAAGAAGCTTTAGGGATTAAGTAAAAATTTTAAGCATAAGTTAGTTATAAATAACTAAAAGTTTCATAAAACAAGTAGCAAGAAAGGGGTTCTCATTTTGAGTTTATTCACTAAAGTACAACCAGTATTTATTCTTAGTGCTGCCTTAGTAGGTCTTTTCCTCGGTGGTGTAACCTCTTTTGGCAATTATTCTGTTAATTTAATAGAACCCTTTCTAATGGCACTATTATTTGTGGTGTTTTTATCTGTTGATTTAAAGCATATAAAAAGCTTTTTCCAACTATAAATTCACCATTACATCTCTTTTAGTAAATTTTATCTGAACCCCTATTTTTGCAGTAGTCCTAGGTATGATTTTTTAGAAGGCTCTTCTGATTTACAAATCGGTTTTTAATGCTAATGGCAACTCCTTGTACCGACTGGTATTTAGTGTTTACGGGAATTGCTAAAGGCAATGTAGCTTTAGGCACTACTATTTTACCTTTAAATCTTATTTTGCAGATTATTTTACTCCCAGTCTACCTATTTATTTTTATGGCAGTCAAGTAGATGTAAATGGAGGGCATATTCTTTTAAGTATTATTATGGTACTGGCACAACTAGTAAAATGGGTAGCTCGAAATTAAAGGCTATCCAGAGAGGTGTAAATAAGGTGTTGGATAAAAGTGATACTTTACAGCTTGTTTTTTATGCATAGCCATTATTGCTATGTTTGCCTAAGAAGGAAAAGCCCTTTTAAATAATCCCATATTGTTATTGCAAATGCTCTTGCCATTATACTGTTTCTTTATAGTTAACTTTTTGTTAGTATACTTTATTGCTAAAAAGCTGAAAATGAGTTTTTATGATACAATACCTCTAATTATGACAACCCTAGCTAGAAACTCCCCATTATCTCTTGCTATTGCTGTAGTAGCATTTCCAGACATACCTTTAATTTCTCTTGCTTTAGTAATAGGTCCTTTAATTGAGTTATCTGTTATGGGAATAGTCTCTAATATTCTATTGAGATTAGGTAAAAAGAGAATGGTAGAGTAAAGGAAATGAAAAAGACAGTCCACAAAAAGCAGTAATGAGAAAATTAATGAAAGAATATCTAAGTAACAATGATATGAGCCAAAGATGGAAATGATGTAAACTTTGTTATTAGAGATATAATATCTTACATAAAACCATTCGTCATAGAACTCCTAGACACAATAGTAAGGCTGAACCTTCTCATCGTAATGATAACAACAGATTTTATTAATTCTTAACATTTACATTCTTACATGATTAAAATGTTAAACATTCTAACTTTCTTTTTGAAATTTGTCTCACATCATTGTACAATTAAATTTAAAATACTAAACTTAGTGAAATGTATTGACCTTCATAAAGGATATCAGATATAATGAAAGAATAAGGACTGCCTATAGGCAGTCATTCTTCTTATATTAGGAGGGAAACTATGAAAGAACAAGAACAAGAAACGATTCTTACCAAAGAAGGGTATGAAAAGTTAAAGGAAGAGTTAGAGTACTTAAAAAATGACAAGAGAAATGAAGTAGCAGAGAGAATTAAGATTGCCATTAGTTTTGGTGATTTAAGTGAAAACTCAGAGTATGAAGATGCTAAGAGAGAGCAGGCCCATTTAGAGGGTAGAATTGCTGACTTAGAAAAAAGTTTAAGTCGCGTTAAGATTATTGAAGAGAAGTCTGATTCTCAAAGAGTGAAGCTAGGTTCTAAGATTAAAGTGAGAAATATAGATACTAATGATGAGTTAGTCATTACAATAGTAGGTTCTATGGAGTTTGATCCAGAAAATCTAAAGATTTCTAATGAATCTCCTATTGGTAAAGGTCTGCTTGATAAAAAAGTTGGCAGTACTGTGAAAATTACGTTGCCAGCAGGTATTGTTTCTTATAAGATTTTAGAAATTATTTAAGGGATTAAGGAGGGTGTTTCATGGAAGAGAATTTAACAGAATTATTGCAGATTAGACGTGATAAAATAGATGCTTTAAAAGAAAAGGGCATTGAACCTTTTCATGGTCAATTCAAGAGGACCCATCAAACTAAAGAAATCCTGGATAATTTTGAAGCTTTAGAAGGACAAAAAGCCATTATTAGAGGTCGTTTAATGTCTAAAAGAGGTCATGGAAAAGCTGCTTTTGTCAATGTGGCAGATATGAGTGGCAATATGCAGGTCTATATTAGAAAAGACCGTTTAGGTGAAGATGCATTTGATGTTTTTACATCTTTAATTGATATTGGAGATATTATTGGTGTTGAGGGAGAAATCTTTAGAACACAAAAAGGAGAAATCTCTATTAGAGCTGAAAAAGTTACATTGTTAACTAAAAGCTTACTGCCTTTACCTGAAAAATTCCATGGCTTAAAGGATGTTGATTTAAGATATAGACAGCGTTATTTAGATATGATTATGAATGCTGATGTCAAAGATACATTTGTAACTAGAAGTAAGGTTTTAAGAGAAATTAGACATTTCTTAGATAATAAAGACTTTTTAGAAGTGGAAACACCTGTTTTAACGTCTATAGCTGGAGGGGCTTCCGCCCGTCCATTTATTACCCATCACAATACACTTGATATGGACTTATTCTTGAGGATTTCTTTAGAGTTACCATTAAAAAGATTAATGGTAGGTGGTATTGAGAGAGTCTATGAACTGGGTAGAGTATTTAGAAATGAAGGTGTTTCAACAAAACACAATCCAGAATTTACTTTACTAGAAGTTTATCAAGCTTATGGGGATTTAAGAGATATGATGTCTTTAACAGAAAATATGGTAGCAACAGTTGCTGAAAATGTTTTAGGGAAAACAGAAGTTGTCTATCAAGGAACACCGATTGATTTTAAACAACCTTGGAGAAAAATTTCCATGGTTGATGCTGTTAAAGAACATACAGGTATTGATTTTGAAGCTATTGGCTCTGACGAAGAGGCTATGGCTATCTGTAAAGATCAGTTAGATATTGAAGGTAATTTATCTAAGGGCGAGCTTTTAAATGAAATGTTTGAAGCTCATGTTGAAGAGCAATTAATTCAACCAACATTTGTTTATGATTATCCTCTGGAAATTTCACCATTGGCGAAAAAATTAAGGGATAATCCAATGCTGACCGATCGTTTTGAAGCGTTTGTATTTGGTCGTGAGCTAGCTAATTCATTTAGTGAGCTAAATGACCCTATTGATCAAAAAGAGCGTTTCTTAGATCAGGTTGCTCGTAAAGAAGCTGGCGATGATGAGGCTCAACCTTATGACAGCGATTTTATTACTGCCTTAGAATATGGTATGCCTCCTGCTGGTGGTATGGGTATGGGGATTGACAGATTGGTTATGTTTTTAACGGATGCCCTGTCTATTAGGGATATTATTATCTATCCAGCCATGAAAAACAAAAATTAAGGAATCCTAAAAGGCTGCTTTTTTAAGGCAGCCTTTATTATATGCAAATTAAGATAGAAGGAGATGAATGCTAATATGAATATAGCTGTTTCTTTAATTGTTACCATTATTTTAGTAGCAGCTAACGGCTTTTTTGTTGCTGCTGAGTTTTCTATGGTTAAAGTGCGCAGAACAAGACTTGAGACAATGGCCAACGAGGGTAATAAGATGGCGGCTAGAACCGTTGGTGTTGTTGACCGACTCAATGCCTATTTGTCAGCCTGCCAGTTAGGGATTACACTGGCTTCTCTTGGTTTAGGTTGGATTGGAGAGCCTGCTGTTTCTCAGTTACTAATGCCTGTTTTTGAATGGTTTAATGTGCCTGAAAGTGCTACCCATTCAATTTCGTTTATTGTCGGCTTTTCCATTATTACAACACTTCATATTGTATTGGGAGAGTTAGCGCCTAAGTCACTGGCCATTGTTAGTACTGAAAAAATTGCTAATTATACAGCATTGCCGTTGATTATATTCTATAAGATTACCTATCCAATTATTTGGTTATTTAATAAAGTGACAGAATTAATTTTAAGAATGGTTGGTATTAAGCAGGTGGATAATCATGATGTAGCCCATACTGATGAGGAAATTCGCCTCTTGGTAGAAGATAGTTATGAACAGGGTTTAATTGATGAAACTGAAATGCAATTTGTGGACAATGTAATTGATTTTTCTGATACCCACATTGTGGAAATTATGATTCCTAAAGAGGAAATGGTAACTGTTAAGGAAACAGATTCCATAGAATCCATTAATAAGATGATTTTAGAATCAAAGTTAGAACATACTCGTTATCCAGTATATTCAGAAAAAGATACTATTATTGGCTTTATCCATATTAAGGACTTATATCAAGAGCTTTTGTCAAAAGAAGATAAATCTTTAGAGGAGATTATTAGACCAATTCGATTTGTACCTAAAAATGCTTCTATTAGTAACGTCTTAAAAATCTTTCAAAAAGAAAATAACCACTTAGTTATTGTTAAGGATGGTTATGGCACTATCGTAGGAATGGCTACTATGGAGGATATTTTAGAAGAAATTGTAGGGGAAATTGATGATGAGTTTGATATAGAAGATTAAAGAATATATGTGTATTAAAAACCCCATCTAGAATTAGATGGGGTTTTTGTTATGTTTATTCTTCAGAGGAAATTACTTCCTGTTCTTTTCTTAAAGCAATTTCTGTTTTAAGTTTTCTAACCACCAGTATTAAGGCAATTATGATAATGATACAAGTAATCCCGTCAACTAATGGATAGACTGCCCAGACTGCCCAAATATTACTAGTTATGTTAGCCATAATTATAGTCAGCGGCACAAACAGTATAAGGGGACTGAATAGGGAGAAGAAAAAAGCCATTTTATTTCTTTTAATGGATTGGAAGAACATGCCACCTATGAGATTAAAGCCAATAATACTTAAACCAGCATGGGTAAGCACTAAAATTGGAATACCGTATTCAATTAACTCTATATCATTAACAAAGATTCCCATAATTTGTGGTGTCAGTGTCACAATTAAAATAAACATTGCTGTTAGAAAAACTGTAGCACTAATTAAAGCAATTTTTAAACAATCCTTAATTCTATCATAGTTATTGCCACCATAGGCATAGCCAACAATAGGTCTTAAGCCATGGGTAATACCGAAGACTGGTATCACAACAAAACTATCGAGACGGGTAATAATACCTACCATAATAAGAGCATTTTCACCACCTAACCTTAAAGCTAAAATATTCAGCACTAAGGCTCTAATACTAAAAGCCAATTGGTTGGCAAAAGCGGCAAAGCCACTGGCGACTACTTCTCTAAATATTTTAAAGGATACAGCGAATTTATTAAAGGTTGCTCTTAGATGATGAGCTTTGGCTCTGATATAAATAAAGAGTACAATAAAACCAAATGTTTCAGCCATACCTGTAGCAAGACCCGCACCTACCGTTCCCATTTCTAAAACTGGAATAAAAATATAACCTAATAAAATATTCACTATAGCTCCTGAAATCATGGTAATCATAGGCATAATACTATTGCCACTTGACCGTAAGAAGTTTTCATAAATTAAGGCTAACCCTTGGGAGGTAAAAAAAGGCAGGAGTAGAAGCAGGTAGGTTTTACCGTGTTCCAGTGTTGCTCCAGTACCACCAAAGGCGATTAGAATAGGTTCTATAAAAATAAATGTTAAAATACAAAGTGCAATATAAGTAATAACCCCAAAGATAAGTGTTGAGGCGATAATTTTCTTAACTTTACTATTATCTTTTGCGCCATAGGCAATAGAGAGAAGGGTTCCCCCGCCGGTTCCAAATAACAGCGTAAAAGCAAAGAGAATCATTTGCATTGGGTAGGCCACTGTCACACCGCCAAGAGCTTCAGGGCCTACAAATTTACCTAAATAGACACCATTAATAATCATATAGAGTGCATTGGCTAGTAAACCAGCCATAGAAGGAATGGATAGTTTAAATAGGAGTTGGCCAACAGGTGTTTTTCCTAAATTTAAATTACTCATTTTACTAGCCATTAGACATTTCCTTCGCTAACTGATAAAGGAGTCGTGTCCCAAAACCAGTTGCTCCCTTACTAAAATAGCCTGTATCTTTTTCGGCCCAAGAAGGACCGGCTATATCAATGTGAATCCATGGTGTTTCCCCAACCACTGCGCCTACAAAAAGACCTGCAGTAATGGTGCCGGCAAAACGGCCTCCAGAGTTGGTTAAATCAGCATATGGACTTTTAATCAATTCTAAATAGTCTTCATCATGAGGTAATTCCCATGTTCTTTCTCCTGTAACCTTGCTGGCTTTTTTAAGCTTCTTATAAAAAGCCTCATCATTGGTTACTGTTGGAGCAATTTTTTGACCTAGGGCGATTTCAGCAGCTCCTGTTAAGGTAGCAATATCCACTATATAATCTACTTTTTTTTCTGTGAGAATATAGTCTACAGCATCAATTAATGTTAAACGACCTTCAGCATCTGTATTGGCAACAAAAATAGTTTTACCACTTCTTGATGTTAAAATATCGTTAGGACGATAGCTTTTCCCAGAAACAGCATTATCACAAGCAGCAATAACAGCGGTTACATTTATAGGGAGTTTTTGTTCAGCAATAGCCCCCATAGCCGTTAATACGCTGGCGGCACCACCCATATCCCCTTGCATTGTCGACATACTGTTAGCTGGTTTTAAGGATAAACCACCTGTATCAAATGTAATACCTTTACCAACTAGTCCTAGTGTTTCACCATCAGTATTACCAGTATATTCCATTACTATTAGAACAGGCTCAAAGCTTGAGCCACTGGCTACAGCTAAAAAAGCATTCATTTTTAATTTTTCTATAGCTTTTTTATCATAAACTGTAGTTGAGAAGCCTGCCCCTTTACCTAATTCTTTGGCTTTATTAGCTAAGTAGACAGGTGTTACAACATCGCCAGGTTCATTGGTTAATTCTCTAGCTTCAATAGTCATAGCCCCTAAGAAAATACCTTCATCTAAAGCATCTTTAAAGGATGGTGCAGCTGGAATAGCTAACACAATATTATCCAGGGTTTTTTCTTTTTTATCTGAAAGATATTTATCAAAAGCATATTGGGCTAATGTTAAACCTTCACCAATAGCTCTAATCCATTTATCTTTCATAAAAACTTGATCTAAGAAAAATGTAAGCTCTCTTTCTTTTAGCTTATTGGCTTGTTTTGTAGCTTTAGCTACAGCCATTCTCAAAGCTTCCTCTGTGAGTTCTTTGCGTTTACCTAAACCCAGCAAACAAATAGTTTTTAATTCATGATCTTCAATAAATGATGTAGTATAAAAACTATCTTTTTTACCAGAAAATACATCCTTGTTTTTTAATTCAGTGAATAAGGATGACTGTTGCTTTTCTTCATAATCTTCTTCAAATAATAAATAGGCACAAATGCCTTTTGGATTATCAACTGTATTTTTTAATTGAATCATTTTAACACCCCTTTAATGTTTTATAAATGCTCATTAAACCTTTTTCTAATTCTTCTCTTGAACAACCGATGTTGAGTCTAAAGAAACCATTACCTTCTTCACCATAAGTTAAACCATTAGTTAAAGCA contains:
- a CDS encoding viroplasmin family protein, with the translated sequence MSKKKFYAVLNGKEGKPRIYEDWATCQENVKGIKGGVIFKSFPTKEEALDFLNKGGPLEGDDNHVNIKTPLAIFVDGSFKESDNMYSYGMAVVDVATDTAIYEEYGLGTSKEASELRNVAGEMKGAMRALQYCKGGNITAVSLCYDYIGIEAWATGKWRRKNKFTEAYYNYMNKLFNDVEVTFVKIKGHSNNKWNDVADALAKEALGIK
- the greA gene encoding transcription elongation factor GreA, giving the protein MKEQEQETILTKEGYEKLKEELEYLKNDKRNEVAERIKIAISFGDLSENSEYEDAKREQAHLEGRIADLEKSLSRVKIIEEKSDSQRVKLGSKIKVRNIDTNDELVITIVGSMEFDPENLKISNESPIGKGLLDKKVGSTVKITLPAGIVSYKILEII
- the lysS gene encoding lysine--tRNA ligase, with the translated sequence MEENLTELLQIRRDKIDALKEKGIEPFHGQFKRTHQTKEILDNFEALEGQKAIIRGRLMSKRGHGKAAFVNVADMSGNMQVYIRKDRLGEDAFDVFTSLIDIGDIIGVEGEIFRTQKGEISIRAEKVTLLTKSLLPLPEKFHGLKDVDLRYRQRYLDMIMNADVKDTFVTRSKVLREIRHFLDNKDFLEVETPVLTSIAGGASARPFITHHNTLDMDLFLRISLELPLKRLMVGGIERVYELGRVFRNEGVSTKHNPEFTLLEVYQAYGDLRDMMSLTENMVATVAENVLGKTEVVYQGTPIDFKQPWRKISMVDAVKEHTGIDFEAIGSDEEAMAICKDQLDIEGNLSKGELLNEMFEAHVEEQLIQPTFVYDYPLEISPLAKKLRDNPMLTDRFEAFVFGRELANSFSELNDPIDQKERFLDQVARKEAGDDEAQPYDSDFITALEYGMPPAGGMGMGIDRLVMFLTDALSIRDIIIYPAMKNKN
- a CDS encoding hemolysin family protein; translation: MNIAVSLIVTIILVAANGFFVAAEFSMVKVRRTRLETMANEGNKMAARTVGVVDRLNAYLSACQLGITLASLGLGWIGEPAVSQLLMPVFEWFNVPESATHSISFIVGFSIITTLHIVLGELAPKSLAIVSTEKIANYTALPLIIFYKITYPIIWLFNKVTELILRMVGIKQVDNHDVAHTDEEIRLLVEDSYEQGLIDETEMQFVDNVIDFSDTHIVEIMIPKEEMVTVKETDSIESINKMILESKLEHTRYPVYSEKDTIIGFIHIKDLYQELLSKEDKSLEEIIRPIRFVPKNASISNVLKIFQKENNHLVIVKDGYGTIVGMATMEDILEEIVGEIDDEFDIED
- a CDS encoding MATE family efflux transporter, which encodes MASKMSNLNLGKTPVGQLLFKLSIPSMAGLLANALYMIINGVYLGKFVGPEALGGVTVAYPMQMILFAFTLLFGTGGGTLLSIAYGAKDNSKVKKIIASTLIFGVITYIALCILTFIFIEPILIAFGGTGATLEHGKTYLLLLLPFFTSQGLALIYENFLRSSGNSIMPMITMISGAIVNILLGYIFIPVLEMGTVGAGLATGMAETFGFIVLFIYIRAKAHHLRATFNKFAVSFKIFREVVASGFAAFANQLAFSIRALVLNILALRLGGENALIMVGIITRLDSFVVIPVFGITHGLRPIVGYAYGGNNYDRIKDCLKIALISATVFLTAMFILIVTLTPQIMGIFVNDIELIEYGIPILVLTHAGLSIIGFNLIGGMFFQSIKRNKMAFFFSLFSPLILFVPLTIIMANITSNIWAVWAVYPLVDGITCIIIIIALILVVRKLKTEIALRKEQEVISSEE
- a CDS encoding leucyl aminopeptidase; protein product: MIQLKNTVDNPKGICAYLLFEEDYEEKQQSSLFTELKNKDVFSGKKDSFYTTSFIEDHELKTICLLGLGKRKELTEEALRMAVAKATKQANKLKERELTFFLDQVFMKDKWIRAIGEGLTLAQYAFDKYLSDKKEKTLDNIVLAIPAAPSFKDALDEGIFLGAMTIEARELTNEPGDVVTPVYLANKAKELGKGAGFSTTVYDKKAIEKLKMNAFLAVASGSSFEPVLIVMEYTGNTDGETLGLVGKGITFDTGGLSLKPANSMSTMQGDMGGAASVLTAMGAIAEQKLPINVTAVIAACDNAVSGKSYRPNDILTSRSGKTIFVANTDAEGRLTLIDAVDYILTEKKVDYIVDIATLTGAAEIALGQKIAPTVTNDEAFYKKLKKASKVTGERTWELPHDEDYLELIKSPYADLTNSGGRFAGTITAGLFVGAVVGETPWIHIDIAGPSWAEKDTGYFSKGATGFGTRLLYQLAKEMSNG